The proteins below are encoded in one region of Canis lupus familiaris isolate Mischka breed German Shepherd chromosome 21, alternate assembly UU_Cfam_GSD_1.0, whole genome shotgun sequence:
- the OR52N4F gene encoding olfactory receptor 52N4 produces the protein MLMLNQTDLTPGSFILNGIPGLEDMHMWISFPFCSMYIVAMVGNCGLLYLIHYEDSLHRPMYYFLAMLSLTDLFICSSTIPKALSILWFHFKEISFDGCLVQMFFVHTFTGMESGVLMLMALDRYVAICYPLHYSTALTNSVIAKAGLSTFLRGVLLIIPFTFLTKRLPYCRGNIIPHTYCDHMSVAKLSCGDIKVNVVYGLTVALLIGGFDILCITISYTMILRAVVSLSSADARQKAFSTCTAHICAIVFSYSPAFFSFFSHRFGGHTIPPSCHIIVANIYLLLPPAMNPVVYGVKTKQIRDCIVKILLGSKDIKSQSI, from the coding sequence ATGCTAATGCTGAACCAAACAGACCTGACTCCAGGTTCATTCATTCTTAATGGGATCCCAGGACTGGAAGACATGCACATGTGgatttccttcccattctgctccATGTATATTGTGGCCATGGTAGGGAATTGTGGGCTTCTCTACCTCATCCACTATGAGGACTCCCTGCACAGGCCCATGTACTACTTTTTAGCTATGCTTTCCCTAACTGACCTTTTCATATGCTCTAGTACAATCCCTAAAGCCCTCAGCATACTCTGGTTCCATTTCAAGGAAATCAGCTTTGATGGATGCCTGGTCCAGATGTTCTTTGTCCATACTTTCACAGGGATGGAGTCTGGGGTTCTCATGCTCATGGCCCtggaccgctatgtggccatctgctaCCCTCTGCACTATTCTACTGCCCTCACCAATTCTGTTATTGCAAAGGCTGGGCTCTCCACCTTTCTCAGAGGGGTGTTGCTCATCATTCCCTTCACTTTCCTCACGAAGCGCCTGCCCTACTGCAGAGGCAATATAATTCCCCACACCTACTGTGACCACATGTCTGTAGCCAAATTATCCTGTGGGGACATCAAGGTCAATGTCGTCTATGGTCTGACAGTTGCCCTCCTGATTGGAGGCTTTGACATCCTGTGCATCACAATCTCCTACACCATGATCCTCCGGGCAGTGGTCAGCCTCTCTTCAGCAGATGCTCGACAGAAGGCCTTCAGCACCTGCACTGCCCACATCTGTGCCATTGTTTTCTCCTACAGCCcagccttcttctctttcttttcccaccGCTTTGGGGGCCACACAATCCCTCCCTCTTGCCACATCATTGTGGccaatatttatttactcctgcCTCCAGCTATGAATCCTGTTGTCTATGGGGTGAAAACCAAGCAGATACGAGACTGTATTGTAAAGATCCTTTTGGGTTCTAAGGACATCAAATCccaaagcatatga